The Gemmatimonas phototrophica region TGCCGTCATACCACATGTGCGTGCCGGGAATACCATCGTAGGCGAAGCGATTGTCCATGGCCTGCCAGCTGCGGCCGCCGTCGTCGCTGCGTTGCACCAGCTGGCCAAACCATCCGCTCGACTGTGACGCATAAAGCCGGTCAGGATTGAGTGGCGATCCCTTGAGATGGTACATCTCCCAGCCAGGAAAATGCGGCCCGTCCACGGTCCACTTCGTGCGCGTCCCATCAGCCGACAGGATGAACGCACCTTTGCGCGTACCGACCAGCACTCGAACCCGGCTCATCACATGCTCCTGGTCACAGGGAGAATCAAGCGGTTGTAAACATACGTGGAGATTCCAGCGGTCTGCACGTACCTTGGACCACAGATCCCACGCAAACTCATCGTGGGACCAACCGCCGCCGCGATGTACCCATGCCCACAGCCACGTCCCAGTCCCTGCCCCCGCTCACGGCAGAGGAATCCAACCGCTACCGCCGGCATCTCATCCTCCCGGGCGTGGGACCCGAGGGGCAGGCGCGCCTCAAGGCGTCCCGCGTGCTCATTGTCGGGGCCGGTGGACTGGGGTCGCCGGTCGCGCTCTATCTGGCTGCCGCCGGCGTGGGGACCATCGGGCTGGTGGACAACGACCGGGTGGACGCCACCAACCTGCAGCGTCAGTTGCTGCACGGCACCAGCGACGTGGGGCGCAGCAAACTGGAGTCGGCACGCGATCGGCTGCACGACGTCAACCCGCATGTGCATGTGGTGTTGCACGCCTCGTGGCTCACGTCGTCCAATGCGCTCGACATCATGCGTGGCTACGATGTGGTCGTGGACGGCACCGACAATTTTGCCACCCGCTATCTCGTGAATGATGCCTGCGTACTGTTGGGAATTCCCAACGTGCACGGGTCGGTCTTTCGCTTTGATGGGCAGGCGTCGGTGTTCGGTCTCCCCGATGGCCCCTGCTACCGCTGCCTCTATCCCGAGCCGCCGCCGCCGGAGATGGTCCCCAACTGCGCCGAAGGCGGCGTGCTGGGTGTGCTGCCAGGTATGGTCGGCACCATTCAGGCCACGGAAACCATCAAGCTGCTGCTCGCACTCGGCGACTCACTCTCCGGCCGCCTGCTCATGATCGATGCGCTGAGCATGGCGTTTCGAACCGTCCGACTGGCACGTGACCCCGAGTGCCCCGCGTGTGGCACGCGCACCATTACGCAGCTGATTGACTACGACCAGTTCTGCGGCACGCCGGGACTGCATGCCGACGCCCACGCCATCGTGGAGGAAGTCACCGCCGCCACGCTGCGCGACTGGCTGGCCAGCGGGACCCCCCTGCAGCTCATTGATGTGCGCGAGCCCAACGAGACGGCCACCGGCACGATTGCCGGCGCCCGCTGCATTCCGCTTGGCACCCTGTCCGAGCAGCTGCCAACGCTGGCCACCGACGTCGTCACGGTATTGGTGTGCAAAAGTGGCGTGCGCAGCGCGCGCGCGGCCCGGCAACTCATCGCCGCCGGCTTCGCGCAGACGCGCTCACTCGCAGGAGGCATGATGCACTGGGACACGCCTTACCCGCGTTGAGATCTCAGATCTCCCTCACTCCGGGAGTACGTCGTCCGGGAGTTCTCTGGGTTCCGCCAGAATCGCCTGGGCCTCGGCCAGTCTCTTGGCCGGCACCAGGATCGTGACGCCGCGGGACGTAGCCCCCTGAAATCCGGGTCCGAAAATCCCCACGGTATCATTGCCATCACGCTCGGCCGGAATGTCGTGGGCCTCCAGCAGGGCAATGGTGATATCGGCTTCAAAGCCCGACGCCAACGTTACGAGTGATGTCCAATCAGCGTGCATACATCTCCTGCCGGGAGTCAATGAAGTAGTGATCTTCACACCGGTGTTGCGGCGGGATCGCGAGAAGTGCTAGCGCAACGCGGCCCGTAGTTCAGCATACTGCTGCGCGTATTCGCGCACCGGGATGCCCTGCGCGATGGCGTCCCACGCCTGGCGCAGACTCGCCGCACCGCCACGTGGGCCCATGGGATGGCCGAAGACCCCTCGCCCCGGCACGAAGCCGAAGTCCACCGATCCTATGCGGCGGTACACCCCCTCCAGCGTGGCGGCCGAGTCACTGCCTCCCGGCACCGGCAGACTCGGCTTGAGATGTCCCATGGGCTCTAGACAGGCCTGCACATTCTCCATCACCTCGTGTTCCGGCGTCATCATGCGATCGCCGAACCCCGGCATGATGATGACATCGGCACCGGCGAGACGCTGTAGACGGGTGATCACGCGCGAGTGGACGCCGTGCAGCGGCAGCCGACTGAACGACGCAATGAACGGGAAGTGGGTGACCAGAGGCACGCGAGCGTGACGACGGAGTGCCCGCACTCCGCTCAGCCCCACCGGCATGGTGTTCACCATGACCATGGTGGCTCCTGCGGCGACGGCCGTGTCGTGGAGCGCGTGCAGCGCGTCCACTTCGTCCGTGATGTTGGCGAGGTAGCCTTTGGGCACACCAGTGGCAACTTCGGCCCGACGACGTGCATCCCCCAACAACGCGGCCCGTGTCGCGAGCGGCGAGTAGGGCGCATCCGCCAGCATCTCATCGTCCTTGGCCACATCCAGCCCACCCATCCACCCTTCGAAGCCCAACTGCGCAAACGGCTCGGGGGGCAGGCCGATGTTGGGCTTGATCACGCCGAAGAAGAGCGGGCGCCCGTAGACCTGCAGCTGGTCACGCACCCCCTGCACGCCAAACTGCGGCCCTTCGAACGCCGCAAGGTAGGAGGCCGGAAAACGAATGTCTTCCAGTCGGATGAGCGGGATGCCGGGGGCAAAGAACACACCTTCGCCGAGCACTGCGGAAATCAGATTGGGGAGACGCGGGCCGAAATTGCCGTGCGGGTGCGCAATGACCGCGCGGCAGGCGTGGACGGCGCCCGCTGGCGCGGCTGGCACCGGTACGGAGAACCCTGCGGGGCGCGGTGACGACACAAGCGACAGCACCCGGGCGGCAAACTGCGGGCGGAAATCCTCCGCGACCCCGATACGCTGCCATTGTGCCGTGGACTGCTCACTGGCCAGATGGGCGGCCGCGGCGCGCGGATCACCGGCGCACTCGAAGGTGAATTCCAGTTCGATGTACTGGTCTGTGATCAGCGCATCGCGGGACGCAAAGAAGGCGTCGATGTCCTGGGGGGTCACTGCTTCACTCGGTGCGCAGCAGATGCAGATGCACCTCGCGCGCAGTGCGCGGGCCATCGAGCTCCACCAGAAAGAGCGATTGCCATCCGCCCAGCTCAAGCTCGCCATCTGTCACCGGAATGGTTTCGGTGGCGTTGAGAAAGAGCCCGAGCAAATGCGCGTGCGCATTCAGTCGATCGTCCACCGGTGCCCGGTTATGACCGTAGGCAGCGGTCGCCGGCGCCAGCTGTTCCAGCCAGCGGATCATGTCCTGCTGCAACTCCCCTTCCCGCTCATTGAGCGTAATGCGTGCCGTGGTATGCGGCGACATCACGGTCAGGAGGCCATGTTGGACGCCACTCTGACGTACCCATTCTCGCACCGACTCGGTGATATCGAGCAGGTCAATGGGCCGCGTCGTGGTGAGGGCCAGACGGTGGCGAAGCGGAGGCATGGGAGACGGGCTCAGTCAGACGGACAGGTCGCGACGATTGCGGTGAAATATACCGCGGCGTGCCATATACTTGAGACCATGCCTGTCTATCCTAATCTCTTCGAGGCGGCCGAGGTGGATGCCGCCGTGCAACGTCTTGCTGCCCTCACCCCCAAAACGGTGCCCGCGTGGGGGAGCATGAGCGTCGCCACCATGCTCGCTCACGTGAACGTCGCCTACGAGATGGTATACGACGACAAGCACCCCCGCCCCAATGCGCTCATGCGCTTCGTGCTCAAGCGCATTGTGAAACAGAAAGTGGTGGGTCCGGATCCCTATCCGCACAACACGCCCACCGCTCCGGTGTTTCGCATCAAGGACACGCGCGATTTTCACACGGAGCGGGAACGTCTGGTGGCCTATCTGCGCCGCGTGCAACACGACGGGCAGCGTGCCTTTGAAGGCCGGGAGTCACTCTCCTTCGGGCCGCTCACCGCCGCAGAATGGAACGGGCTCTTTTCCAAACACCTTGATCACCATCTGCGGCAGTTTGGGGTCTAGCGCGGCTCAGACCGCGGTGAGCGCGTACGCGTCCCGATAGTCGCGCACGTACGCCTCAAACGTGCGCGGCGCCTTGCCGGTGATGTGTGCCACCGCATCGGTAATGCGTGCGGCGTATCCCAGCTTGAAGTACTCGAGAATCACGAGCAGGTTTTCGGCGTATGCCGGTGGAAGGCCTGCGGCGAGCAGTCCGCCGCGCATCGCGTCCGGCGAGATATCCTCGTAACGAATGTCGCGCCCCAACTCACGCGTCAGAAGCGCGGCGACTTCGTCGTGATCGAGCGCTTCACCGCCGGTCAGATCAAAGGCCTGACCATCAAGGTCTGATCGCTGCAGCAATGAGGCGGCCACGGCCGCGATGTCACGGGCATCAATGAAGCTGCCCTTGGCCGTACCCGTGGGCAGTTGCACCGCGTTGGCGTGGGCAATGCCCTGCAGCCAGAACGTGTGGAAATTCTGCATGAACCAGTTGGGCCGAATGACGTTCCAGGCTAGCCCCGACGCCTCCAGATGGAGTTCGGCTTTGCGCAGCGGCGCGCTGGGATCGGCATCGACGCCCATGGCCGTCATGAGCACGATCTTGCGGACACCACGCGCCTTGGCTTCTTCAATCACACGGCCCAGCAGCTCATCCTGATTGACGTAGCCTGGCGGTGACAACAGGAACGCCCCATCGGCGCCCGTGAGGGCTTCGGCCAGCCCATCACCGCTCACCAGATCCACATGGACCTGTCCGGCTCCGGCCGTCCTGCTCGTGGCGCGGCGAACCGTGTGACTGGCCTGCTCCAACAGGGTGCTCAGGGTGCTTCCAACGTTGCCGTTTGCGGCAAGAACCAGAAATGTCGACATGGGTATGCTCTCGGGTGTCCGGAATGGAACGACAGGTGACACCCAGATAATGGGGCCAGAGCTCAGGACGCCAAATGGCAAATCGTCGCATTTATTTGTCTAATCGTCCTGTTATTGGTACGTTTGTGCATGGATTTGCTCACCGACTTGTTCAAAGATGCGGGGCTGCGCCGCCGCCTGCTGGATGTGCGGCAGCTCCGTACCGACCGGGCCCTGCGCTTTCCCTGCGACCGCAGCGTGGGTTTCCACGTGGTGCTCGAAGGCACGGCCTATGTCCATGCGCCGGCGCTCGCCGAGCCGCTGGCCCTGCAGGCCGGGGACATTGCCGTGATGGGACGCGGCTGTGAGCACATGCTCTCCGCGCAGCCCCAGATACGTGATGTGCCGGTGCAGACCATCGCACTCGCCGCCAACGAAGAGAGCGACGCCCCCGGTGAGGTGTCCGTGGTGAGCGGCGCCTACCAGCTATGGAACACCCCGGTGCATCCGTTCTTCACGGAGCTGCCCCCCTGGTTTGTGGTGCGTGCCGAACGCACGGCCCGCCTGGAGCCGCTTGGCCTCACGGTCTCCATGCTGGCCAGCGAGGCCCGCAGCGACGCGCTGGGACGCGAAACGGTGGTGCACGGATTGCTGGACATCCTGTTCACGTATCTCATGCGGGAGTACGTGGCACGCCGAGGCAACGAGGTTGCCGGGTGGAGTCACGCCGTGCGAGATCCACAGGTCCGTCAGGCAGTTGCCCAGCTGCACGAAGACTGCGCCCTGCCGTGGACGCTGGATACGCTGGCCCGTGCGGTCGGCTCATCGCGCAGTGTGTTGGCGGAACGGTTTCGCGAGGCCATGGGCGAAACGCCGCTCGCGTATCTTCGCACGTTGCGACTGCAGCGCGCCATGCGCCTGTTGTCCGAAAGCGATCGCACCTTGGAGCAGGTGGCGCTGGCGGTGGGGTACCACGACGCGTTCGGGTTTTCGAAAGCGTTCAAGCGCGCGGTTGGCGTGTCGCCCGGCGAGTATCGCAAGCGTGATGCCGCCGAGCGCGATGTGCCCTGGCGATTCCGCGCCGACGAAGCCGTGGGCGCGGGGTAAGGCGTCCGGTTTCCCGCTCAGTCTTTCATGTGAGCGACATACAACGTGTGCCACGGCCCTGACGTGGCGTGGGCGCGAACGCTGATGGACTGCACCGTGAGCCCAACCCGCTGGAGCGCCCCCACAAAGGCCGGGTCCGCACTCACAGACCAATAGGCAATCACCCCGCCGGGGCGCAGTGCCGTGATCGTGGCGGCCAAACCCTTCGTGGCGTAGAGCCGCGAGTTCTCCTTCATGATCATGCCGTCGGGACCGTTGTCCGTATCGAGCATGATGGCGTCAAAGCGCCCCGGATTATCCTTGAGCACCTTCACCACATCCTGATGCACAATGCGCACACGCGGATCGGCCATGGCCTCCGCCGAAAGCGCATACGCCGGATTGGCGTTCCACTCAATGACCTCTGCCACCAACTCGGCCACCCACACTTCGGCGTCAGCGCCCACATGACGCAACGCTTCACGCAGGGTAAACCCGAGCCCCAGGCCGCCAATGAGCACGCGCACCTTGGGCTTGGCCGCCAACGGCGCACACGCCACCTCGGCCAGCTTGTCTTCCGACAGATGGCGACGAGTGGACATCAGCTCCACCCCATCCGCGCGAATGAGGTACGCTCCATCGTGGCGATACAGCTGCAACACCGACCCGTTCGGGGTGCGGGCCTCGCCCAACTTCTCCAGTGGCTTCATCGCCAGAAGTTAGTACAGAGAGTTGAGAAAGGGGATCTGAGACGATGCGATGGATATCGAGGGTGAGAGTGTCGAGACAACCACGACGATGAGAGGCGCGGGTGCTGGCGTCCGCACAGATGTGCCCCACACGGACATTGGGTAACTGCGGGGACGACCGCTGTTCCAGCGGCGTCCGTGGGGGGCACGGCAGTGCGGACGAAGTGCTCGGACCTCTCAATTCGCTGTCATCGGACGTCCGACATCGATATCCATCGCACTTTGATCATCCCAACGCTCGCACCTCTGCATCCCGCCTCGCCCGTCCCAGACGGGCGATCTCATTAATGGGTCAGCCCGTAGACCACGTAGTTCGTCGCAAACTTGTACGCATCGTTGGAGAGGTTCACGGGGTACCATCCTTCGCCCGACCACTCCATGTAGTCACCAATGTCATTGTTGAAGTTGATCACCACCTGCAGCCGCTTCGCCGGATCATTGTCTTCGTGAATACCCAGATACACCGCCTTGGCGGCCGGCGTGGCCGGGTGTGTCATGCCATCCAGCGTGCGGATACTGAAGAACGAATGGAATACCGGGTGCGACACCTTCAGCGGCTCAATGCGCGCCTCCGGCAACACTTTGCGCATGCCCGCCTCAAACACGGCCCACTGTCGCTCGAAGTAAAAGTCGTCCACAATGAGAAACCCGCCCTTGAGAATCCAGTTGCGCAGCGCCAGCGCCTCTTCGTCGGTAGGGTACCAGTACCCGGGCTCCGTGAGATACGCCACCGGGTAGTGTGCCAGCTGTGGATCATTCAACACGTGCACATTGCTCCCCTTCCGATGCACGCGCATCACCGACAGATCGCCCAGAATGGCCATGAAGTTGCGCTCCATAGCCGGATAGTCGGCACTCCACGCCATGCGATACCCTTGGGTATAGCGCAGGCGGACGAAGGTAAACCGCCCGTCGTACGGCACGTTGGGTTCGACAAAAGCTCGACGCTGCGACCAGGCCAATGGGGCCACGCCGAGGACGATCAGGCATCCCAGCAACAACGACCGACGGAGCCTTCGCCGGGCCGGACTAGGATTCGTCGTCATCGGCGTCCTCCAGCAGATGCCGGTAGTAGCGCTCCGGCGCTTCCAGAAAGGAGCGGGTCAACTGATAGTGTTCGGTTTCCGTATACTCCACCTGCCGAAGCGTCCCACCCTCCAGACTGAGGATCGTCGCTCCCGGGAGCGTGAGCAGCATGGGAGAGTGCGTCGCGATAATGAACTGGGCAATGCGCGGTGCGGTCA contains the following coding sequences:
- a CDS encoding DUF4159 domain-containing protein; protein product: MTTNPSPARRRLRRSLLLGCLIVLGVAPLAWSQRRAFVEPNVPYDGRFTFVRLRYTQGYRMAWSADYPAMERNFMAILGDLSVMRVHRKGSNVHVLNDPQLAHYPVAYLTEPGYWYPTDEEALALRNWILKGGFLIVDDFYFERQWAVFEAGMRKVLPEARIEPLKVSHPVFHSFFSIRTLDGMTHPATPAAKAVYLGIHEDNDPAKRLQVVINFNNDIGDYMEWSGEGWYPVNLSNDAYKFATNYVVYGLTH
- a CDS encoding secondary thiamine-phosphate synthase enzyme YjbQ, coding for MPPLRHRLALTTTRPIDLLDITESVREWVRQSGVQHGLLTVMSPHTTARITLNEREGELQQDMIRWLEQLAPATAAYGHNRAPVDDRLNAHAHLLGLFLNATETIPVTDGELELGGWQSLFLVELDGPRTAREVHLHLLRTE
- a CDS encoding NAD(P)H-binding protein, with protein sequence MSTFLVLAANGNVGSTLSTLLEQASHTVRRATSRTAGAGQVHVDLVSGDGLAEALTGADGAFLLSPPGYVNQDELLGRVIEEAKARGVRKIVLMTAMGVDADPSAPLRKAELHLEASGLAWNVIRPNWFMQNFHTFWLQGIAHANAVQLPTGTAKGSFIDARDIAAVAASLLQRSDLDGQAFDLTGGEALDHDEVAALLTRELGRDIRYEDISPDAMRGGLLAAGLPPAYAENLLVILEYFKLGYAARITDAVAHITGKAPRTFEAYVRDYRDAYALTAV
- the moeB gene encoding molybdopterin-synthase adenylyltransferase MoeB, yielding MPTATSQSLPPLTAEESNRYRRHLILPGVGPEGQARLKASRVLIVGAGGLGSPVALYLAAAGVGTIGLVDNDRVDATNLQRQLLHGTSDVGRSKLESARDRLHDVNPHVHVVLHASWLTSSNALDIMRGYDVVVDGTDNFATRYLVNDACVLLGIPNVHGSVFRFDGQASVFGLPDGPCYRCLYPEPPPPEMVPNCAEGGVLGVLPGMVGTIQATETIKLLLALGDSLSGRLLMIDALSMAFRTVRLARDPECPACGTRTITQLIDYDQFCGTPGLHADAHAIVEEVTAATLRDWLASGTPLQLIDVREPNETATGTIAGARCIPLGTLSEQLPTLATDVVTVLVCKSGVRSARAARQLIAAGFAQTRSLAGGMMHWDTPYPR
- a CDS encoding RuBisCO large subunit C-terminal-like domain-containing protein; translated protein: MTPQDIDAFFASRDALITDQYIELEFTFECAGDPRAAAAHLASEQSTAQWQRIGVAEDFRPQFAARVLSLVSSPRPAGFSVPVPAAPAGAVHACRAVIAHPHGNFGPRLPNLISAVLGEGVFFAPGIPLIRLEDIRFPASYLAAFEGPQFGVQGVRDQLQVYGRPLFFGVIKPNIGLPPEPFAQLGFEGWMGGLDVAKDDEMLADAPYSPLATRAALLGDARRRAEVATGVPKGYLANITDEVDALHALHDTAVAAGATMVMVNTMPVGLSGVRALRRHARVPLVTHFPFIASFSRLPLHGVHSRVITRLQRLAGADVIIMPGFGDRMMTPEHEVMENVQACLEPMGHLKPSLPVPGGSDSAATLEGVYRRIGSVDFGFVPGRGVFGHPMGPRGGAASLRQAWDAIAQGIPVREYAQQYAELRAALR
- a CDS encoding DUF1569 domain-containing protein, which encodes MPVYPNLFEAAEVDAAVQRLAALTPKTVPAWGSMSVATMLAHVNVAYEMVYDDKHPRPNALMRFVLKRIVKQKVVGPDPYPHNTPTAPVFRIKDTRDFHTERERLVAYLRRVQHDGQRAFEGRESLSFGPLTAAEWNGLFSKHLDHHLRQFGV
- a CDS encoding putative signal transducing protein — encoded protein: MHADWTSLVTLASGFEADITIALLEAHDIPAERDGNDTVGIFGPGFQGATSRGVTILVPAKRLAEAQAILAEPRELPDDVLPE
- a CDS encoding spermidine synthase — translated: MKPLEKLGEARTPNGSVLQLYRHDGAYLIRADGVELMSTRRHLSEDKLAEVACAPLAAKPKVRVLIGGLGLGFTLREALRHVGADAEVWVAELVAEVIEWNANPAYALSAEAMADPRVRIVHQDVVKVLKDNPGRFDAIMLDTDNGPDGMIMKENSRLYATKGLAATITALRPGGVIAYWSVSADPAFVGALQRVGLTVQSISVRAHATSGPWHTLYVAHMKD
- a CDS encoding AraC family transcriptional regulator encodes the protein MDLLTDLFKDAGLRRRLLDVRQLRTDRALRFPCDRSVGFHVVLEGTAYVHAPALAEPLALQAGDIAVMGRGCEHMLSAQPQIRDVPVQTIALAANEESDAPGEVSVVSGAYQLWNTPVHPFFTELPPWFVVRAERTARLEPLGLTVSMLASEARSDALGRETVVHGLLDILFTYLMREYVARRGNEVAGWSHAVRDPQVRQAVAQLHEDCALPWTLDTLARAVGSSRSVLAERFREAMGETPLAYLRTLRLQRAMRLLSESDRTLEQVALAVGYHDAFGFSKAFKRAVGVSPGEYRKRDAAERDVPWRFRADEAVGAG